In the Acanthochromis polyacanthus isolate Apoly-LR-REF ecotype Palm Island chromosome 20, KAUST_Apoly_ChrSc, whole genome shotgun sequence genome, ATGAGGGGCAACCGAATTAGTATCCTTCGTCTGGTACGCTAAGTGATGGCTGTTCAGATCTGTAGGGAAGCTTCTCTTGATGTGTGCCAGCTCCATCCTCTCGAAGCACTTCATAATGACTGATGTGAGGGCGACTAGATGGTAGTCATTGAGGGTTGTAATGGTAGACTTTTTGGGCACAGGGACAATGGTGGTTGACAGTCTCCACCTGCCTCAAACCAATTGTTGGGTTGACTAGGTAGATAGGTATTTATTAATGAAAGCTGGTTCACTCTGGTGAATTTAGCCTTCTGTTATTCAAAGGCTGTGGTTTGCAGCAACAGCTAATTCAGTTTGTCTGTGATCAAGCTTGTGTATATGCCATAGGCTTGTGCTTGTCTGATAGGAGAGGCTACAGGAAGAgggctgtatttttatttatcttttctaGATTTCCGGCAACCACAGGTTTAAGATCTACTTTAGCTCTGTGGCCACTTTTTCTTCCCCTTTCATTTCAGTTATGATAAGCCTGCAGAAAATACAAGCATGATGACAGTGTTTGCTTtataaaacattgtaaaatggCCACGCTGACTCCTTCGATtccaaattgttttttttaaatatcttgtttcATCTGACAATCAGTCCACACCTACAAATATTGAAATACACAAGCGGGACCAACCACAAATAATTGTAACAACGGACttacaaatgaaaaatcaacaatTTGTTTCAAATCGCAGTAGAATAATTGCAGAAACACACGAGCGTATCAGGGGAGAACTTTTATTTAGAGATTTGACAATTTTAAggtaatttacatttaaaagaactCTTCTACAAAATATTGAACTGTAATTTAAGTCACTACTGGCACACCCAGTCCACCTTCCCTTATAAAAGGTAATCGAGTTGACTTGAAGCAGCAACTACAAAGGTATGAACAGTGATCAGAAACGGTGACAATGTGCAATCAATAACTCTGAACACAATACTGCCTAAAACCTCATgactcagaggagtcagcaagTGTCACATATCCAAACGGAGGcacaaaaatgtgatgattacTGGCTTGAAAGCATAATTTATACCTTTGGGATACTGATGACTGTGAGTACCTTAGGACCCATTATGCCATCAATACAAACTGGAACTACAACAATGCAGTATTTTCTTTAGTGAATAGTGTTTTCTCAATAAAAGGCAGCTCTTGTCACCAGAGGTAGGCACTGATAAAGCAACATAACACTGCATATGTACCTGTACCGTTAATTATCTACAACtagaaactttaaaaagaacATAATTCTCCTCAATATTTAAGCATAATTTTAACTGGGAAGTAAGAAAGTGAAAAGGGCACGTAAAAGGAAAATTTGGCAGAATTCTGAAGGGTATAAATGGAATCTCTTTGGTTCTTAAAGGTGAATCATTCAGAGAAATATAAACTAAAAATTGTAATGCATATATTTGAACCATACAAGCCTTGGCAAGACGAGCAAATGGGATGTAACTTCCACAGGCAGCAGATAAAATCTGTTCAAACGTCATACTGAAACTGGACTGAAAACAACTGGTATTAATAACGGTCGCATCTAGGACAAAATTAattgttaaaactaaattatcTACTTTAACCACAACATAAATAGATAGATCCAATTATAAATTAGTCTACATGTATATAAAATTACAGCACAATGCTCCGCATGTCAGAAAGCGCTCCTTTCTCCTGCGGTAGAAGACGTCTTCAGCTTTTACAAACCCTGAAAAATGGGAATGCATAACTGATCAACTATGTGCAACCAGTTAAATGAAGACCTAATGACTGAATAACAAAACTAACATTTTATCATTCTGTAGTGTTCATTATGCACGTTCACACCAGACTGTGAGAGATTTCGACtctcaaacacaaaaacaaaagacactcagtaaaacaaacaaacaaaaaaaatcctgtttgtAAAAGAGAAAGCTAATATAAAttataaaagtgcaaaaacagatgGTCAGGATGACGACCAGAAGCAAGACTATGAGAAGACTGATACTTGGCACAGCAAGTCTAACTCCCTAGTCTAAATCCCTTGTCCTTCCACAGAAACAGCTGGTACTGAAAGGTCAATAAGGCACTTTAAAGTGTCCACAGGACATCTGGACTTGCAGCTCAGATCCACCTGTTCAGAGCAGCTTTCTTTTTCCAGTTGCCCTCAACATGTGCTGgccaaactgtgaaaacaggaaaaagcagaataaattCTATGACAACAACGCAAACCACATCGGCAAGATTCTCACGAGGCGCATTACATCTGCTTGATTAGATGGTAGAGAAAAGAATGTGTGAAACCCAGAAGTATCACcaaaagaacaaataataagaaaatgttGACTGATTCAGTGCAGCTGGTGGTTTAATTTCGATCTAAATATTCACCTTCTAGCTCGGAATCACGGAAAACAACAATACAGTAACATGTCTCACCAGAGGGGTTTCAGTTTGAGGTTTCACGTCTGGGACAGGAAGTTTGAAATCTTCCACGTCTTCGTGTTCGCTGTTGTTTCGATAGCGATGTGCGAATTTGCGTTTCAGGGCTTCGGCGATGAGAGCTGCAGCGTCTGCCGGCTCACTGGGCTTCACTTTGGCATCATCTTCCACTGGACGACTGTAAAAAACATGAAGGTAACAAGGGCTTTTACAAATTCTGAATACAATATGATTTTATACAACAACAAAcatgtgtttttaatgacaGTAGGTCAAAGAGAACATGAGACGATACTGTCCAGTTCATGATGTTAAATCAAATGAAGGAGCAGAATAATTACATGATGTCAATGGATATGAAGAGATTCAGATTAACCCTTGGCAGATTGTGTTGAAGAGAAAAGGTGTCCGGTTGAGCTGAATTTGTATTTACGTGGTTCTGAAACTATTTACAGTAATTGTAATTGATGAGGTTAAAATAACCTCTGACAGACTTCAAAAACACTTGTGTGGTCACCATCTGTCACTTCCACATATATCTAAACGTGTAACTCATTCCCGTACCTCTTAACTGATCGCAACTTGACTTTGCTCATGTCCTTCAGGACATCAAGCATGTTGGGTATTTCTGCTGGCCTTGAATCCAAAACTGTCTGGCCGTCTGTCTTCTTCCCCCTGCGCTCTTTAATCAAATCAATGGCTGAAAATGTCCGCTGTAGATTTGGGGGGGGTGGtagtggaggaggtggaggaggaggaggaggaggaggagcaggaggagggggagCAGGAGATGTCCCTGTGGTAGCAGCTGCCGGGaaacaaagaaaggaaaaagctTACAAGCTGGCAATGTGATATTCTGCTGCCATCTAGAGGTAAAACAATGGTATTACTGGGCACAAAATGTGGAAAGCAAATCATTCAGTACGGTCATATAATAGTTTGTTCAGACCTACCTGGCTGTGTGTTCTTTTCCTGAGCCAGTACGATTTGTGCTATCTGAGCTCTGAGTTTTGCAAGTTCAGTCTCCAGTGCGCTGATCTTCTGAATGGCCTCATCATTTGCAACTGTTGGCCCCTGGGGGTCCGGAGCTCCCTGATGTAGGCTGGGTAGTGACCTCCGGCGGGTTGGGGGTTTTCTCTGAGAACGGTGGGCTCGAAACACAAGTCCTTGTGGGATCCCTGACCTGTTTCAATACAGCCAATTATCAGCAATCAgagaatcacatttttttagaCACCAatcaaaaaaaacagaaatttctaACAGTGAAATTCTCCTCTACTAGATGTTTTCTTCAGCCACGGCCAGACTGAACATGTGTAGAGATTCACAGAGCTTCTGCTGTAACGCAATGCTTTCATCACAAACAGTAGAACTGGTTACACCAGGCATGAGAGGAGCACGCGAGTAGTGTTTATGCACCAAAGAGATCTGCTCTGCAAATGCAAAATTAGGCTAGTTTTTCCCTTACATTTTTTACACAAGGTGCACACGACTTTCAGTGTTTAATTTTTCTTAAATTGAAATACCAGTATGCAGAAGATCAAAATTTGAGCTTCCATTCTGGGGTTTTGATGACCTTTTTAGTACTTGTTTTGCCACTATCAGCTGGTGGTTGCTTAGTAACTTTATCCCTTAAATAGTCTACTGGACTGCAGTGATGTAAACTCTATGAAAACAGTAATGTGCGCAGTCCAAAAACTAAACAGAGAGCTCACCATCTTGTTTTGCCTGTGACTCACATAAATCTACACTGTACATGCCCTGCAGGTGTAGCCTGTGAAAGGATACATCCACTCCATGAACAGTTCACGTTCCACACGCCCTCGTCACAACATTGCAATCATCATGCCGCTCTCACCTGGGTCTGCCAAGGTAATCTTCGTCGTCGTCATCATCCTTGTCAATCCAGGCGATATCAGCCAGAGAGGCCACCAGGTTGTTCTGCCTCGTGTTGCCAATCAGGATACCAGCATCCTCAGTGTATGGATAAAGCTatcagaggaggagaaaaagctgctttcaACATTTAGAGAAAAAGTTCAGGGAAAAGCAGGCCACAAGAgagcacgcacacgcacgcacgcacgcacgcacgcacgcacgcacgcacgcacgcacgcacgcacgcacgcacacacatatcACAACACTGCATTTCAACAACTAATAAAAGGAAGTCATTAAGTAAAAATCCAGGCAGTTCAGAGAGAGAAGGTAGGAATAGGTCTGCACATTGTTAATGAAAAGTTCAGGCAGCTCAGGTGGTCTTTAATCAGCTCAAGGTTGTTGAAGGTTGCTGAACAAACTGACCTAAAGCAGACATACTGCATTCCTCATAGTTAGGGAGGGCAGCTggagacagaagaaaagaaaagaaagcacagTGTTGAAGGTGACAGACAGTGAAGAAAAGCAAGTCAACTTTTCAAATGACATGCCACTGAAGTGAGACGTCTCAAAGGTTGAGCTTAAAGTCAGTGTTCtggtgaaaaaagaaacatgtctTGCGAAAATTTCATTCACTCTGTTTATGGttcataaaatgaaaacagggaGACAAGCAGGGGCTAAACAAAAGTTGAAGAGGGTGTGATTTGTTGTCACTTGGCTGCAGGTTCAGCAGTCAGGAGAGATGGACGGAAAGACAGATGAGGAGATACGGTCAAATCATACGTGACATGTTTAAAGCACTTGGAATGACAAGAGGGACAACATGTGATTATCTTAAAATCCAAAAGACTGCATTACGCCTAagttctgctgtaaaacttCTAATGATGGTAAACTTCCCTCACCTGAAAATGAACCCTGGGGCATGGTTTGATAGGAAGACTAGTTGCTATTCTCCTTACAATACTTCTTGTGGACCCATACGGCTTTGCTGATCCAAATGCCTGTAAAATTGAAGATTTTCCACACAATTTATATCACAAATTAGAGGAAAATTAACATACCAGTTTCTGTCAGTTATgattattttactatttaactAAATGCAGTTTCCTCGAgtggaaacacacaaaaacatctctAATTTATGGCTGGcactttacacattttataaGTGAGAGAATCAAATGAACTTCTCTCAAATGACAAAGAACAATACAGCAGTTAGACCTGTGCAGTATAAATGTGGAGAAATAGTAGGTCACGTACCAGGTCCATTTCGATCTGTGCATGCTCTTTACTCATATCTATCGATGTGTTTCACCGGGGCAGATGAGCAGATGGCCCAACATCATCATCAGCAAATGCTAATCTAGAAGAAATACTGAACAACAAAGAAATTCAGATTGACTCATCTTCAAgcacaaaacctaaaaccaaCAATGACATTCTAGtaactttatttttctattataTACCAGCGCTAAAATGCTCAGGATCAACACACTGGTAGACTGTATAAACCTCTGGCAGTGTTGCCTGATATTCATTTAGAAAATTGGCatatttctctccctctctccattATTTTCCTGCTTTCAATACCCGTTTGATTTAGAAATGTAAATATCTTGTATGTAGGCCTGTGGTACAACTGTAGTAAAACAGCAAAGCAAGTCATAAGTAAGCTtactttaaaatgcaaaaacaaaacttgcacGGCAAGAGAGGGCGAAATTAGCTTTAAAGTATTGTTATTAAAGTTGCAATTgtagtttttgctgtttaagtTGTTGTCTGTAGACTGCTGTTACACTGCAATTTCCAGCTGAGGTAAATAGAGTATTTACTGCACCGTTTATATACGTAACGTTATGAATCCACAAACCTACCTATTATCACACAGACAAAATCGTGGGCTCGGAGGAGCAGACGTTTTCCAGCTGGCGCTGTTTTTTCCCACAGATGTTTGTTGACTTCAGAGCTAAAGTAAGGACACCaagaaacatgtaaaatgagTTAGTAGCAGTTCTGATAGATATAAGCTGATATCATGTTTGCGAAGTGCTAATGTGGACGTTAAGCTCAACTTAAAGGGTGTTTTTGAACTTTTAAGCTAGCAGGCAGAGATGCTAGCTGACGCTAACAAGGATAGCGGACGAGCTAACTCCATCTAACTTACCGCAGAGAAGTTTGTCAGGATTTATCTTCCACACGCACAGTTTCAGTTAGCTCATAATGTGTGACAGCGTACTATAGCTACACGTATTAGTGATATCTGAAATTCAGTCGTGTGTGTGACTTTGAAATCAACTTACCGGACTCCCGCTAGCGGACAACTTTCTCAATTTTTCCACCTTGTCAAACTGACGGACATGTACAGCAGGAGGTGATTAAAGTGGGAAGAGCGAATTGGGTTATTGGgatcacaaaggagaaattgccactgaaaaacacaagcatTGGCTAAtcggaatgattgacagataaCATCACCAACCATATTTGAGCTGCGAAACGAATCTGTCTGATGATTTGCTATTGTGACAGTCACTCAAATTTCAACATCCAATCATTTGCCAGAAAATGATGGACGCTCGTTATGATTCCCAACGTTTCCCGGCGGAGAAATGTCACCTTTAAACTGCCGGGATCTTTGTGGATAGCTGGGATGTCCTGGATCACAAAACAGCTGCACCCAGTAGTGTGCCACAAAACCCAAACACAGTGCACAGCTGCTAGCTAAAGAAGCACAGTGAAGAAAGAGGCGCAGGCCTAGCGTTCATGAGCCGTGTGGTTCCATTAGTTTTTAAGATAGTGTCGGAACATAACTGTTTGCCGTTGAGCCGTTCTTGTGTCTGCGGTTACTGAAGCCAGTGGGGGTTGTCTCGTAATTTtcatgaaaactgacaaaaaggtATGCTGTATTTGTCAAGTAGCGCTTGGTAGCCTAGCTTAGCTGCCGACTCGTCTGTGTTGCACAGGGCGTGATTTGAGGTGAGGTTGAGGGTCGTGGAAAGTGTCTTTGACAAAACTCAACATTTGTATTTTGGGCTTACGAAAACCATACATCTGTGTTTGCTGTGAATCAGAGTTAAATCAAACTATTTAAAATTTTGCCCACCATTGTGTGCTCAGCCATATGTTCTTTTAAGGGATAGCCGCAGTCTCATCAATGTGTATAATTAAAGTCAGGTACCTAACGGTAGTCAGTAATAACTCAGAAGGCCTTGTACTGCATTTCACAGGTAGTAACTGATATAAGTCCATGAAACCCCAACAGTTAAACTGTCTTAGTCAGTAGAATAAGATAAAGTAGAATAACAAAAGCTTCATGGTTAGTATATGTCATTGGCATTTAATATTATAAGGTGTAACAATAGCATTGCTTTGCATCACGTTAGTGAATAAGGTTTAAAATATctgatacattttttatttacaaacgTGTTTTCAGTGTGGCTGTTAATTGATTGGTCAGATAGTTGTTTCATAGGTAGTGATTTATTAACAATTCTGACAACTATTTATTATTCACATAACTAATGAAGATGGCTCGACAAACGTTCAGTGATTCCATActgtaataatttaaaaaatatgacttGTCTGTACTTAATGTTGTTCTACTATACTTTACATTTCAGCAGTGACCAGAAAAAATACCAAATTTACAGATGCCAAATTGAGAAATTGGGCATATTTATCAGAACTAGTGATTATACCCATCATCAGTTACTTCgttgattgtttttttaataaattgatTAGTTGTCTGATGTAGAAAACGATGAAAATTGTTAATTAgtgttttatcttcttttttctcCAGCTGAGGTCTATTCAGTTTACTatcaaagagaagaaaagaaaccaaACAACACTCAAAGAGAAGACGCTGGAATCGGGGAATTTGGAGCCTTTTAATCAAACTGATTAAACATTTATCACAATAGTAGGTGATGCATTTAAtagttgaaaattaaacaattaataGTTGCTCCTCAACTCTTAACTGATAAGAAAATTGTCATTAGCTGCATCCTAACTTACATCATGTAACCATCCTGATGTATGCCATCTTTCTTTTTCCAGTAAAGTGGAGAGGTTGGTTTGATGTGTGTGGCCTCTAGACAAGAGGCACCATGAGTGCGGAGTTGGATGCACTGACTGTGGTGAACCAGCTGCGAGATCTTGCTGCGGACCCCTTAAACCGGAGAGCCATCGTAGAAGACCAGGGCTGTCTGCCAGGTCTCATTCTGTTTTTGGACCACCCGAACCCACAGGTCGTCTACTCTGCACTCTTGGTAAGCAGCATCCACTTATGTACATCTTCTTTAAGCATGCATGTAGGATTCTACACGTCACATACAGAGTACCTGGTGCATGAAGGTGCTTTAAATATACAGGGGTGAGTTTTCAGTATAAGCGTACAAAGAGAGATGCTAAATATTAGCGATCGGCCGATTATCACATCCAatttttgtgattattattgttgttgttttttagtcaatttttgataaattatttttgaaatgtgctgctttggctctgatgcagctgTCTCTCTCTGTAGTCTCAAGCAATGCCCTGCCCACAGCACTATGTGATTAGTTACACATCACAGCCTGTCAAGACTGAAGGATAAAAGTGAAAAAGCTCTGTTTTATTCATTCAAATATATGTGAAACATTTTGTGTGGGAGTTTTTGGTTTTACCACtcgtgatttttatttttactgcatgtGTGTATCAGTTCAGAGTATTGTCATGGGTCTCCTTGATTACTAATAAGCAATGTCTGTTATGGTAAAACATGGTTGGCTCCTGTTAAATATTAATTATGCTAACTTTCTAACTGAAAAATATACAGCAGTTTGTAGGATCAAGCTCGTCTGGAATAACCTACAATTTCTCACTGGAtctgttcatttgttttctgcTAATGTCATTTGTCGCCCCCTGCTGTCCATTAGTGTCAGTGCAGCTTTCAGCGAAGGTTTAAAGGCCATGTCTTGTACCCAGGCAtaaactaaccatgacgtcacccgctggtttcaacgccgagaaaatgaagcccggattttgctacttcctggtcgccgttttggattttttggagccagtgacgtaaaaagcgtcatcaaacagactggaccggagagcaacttggggcaggattggctgagaactctcttatcccgcccacattttacggCAGAGGCTTCTgctgctgtctatcaagtatagccacgctccctggctccgccaactttagcgatttatttaaaattcagtattgatttattttaagatcggccccctgatctctcattttgaccatgaaaactaacgagaaaaaaatcctgagctgtagaacatcagtctatcaaattttattttttccaaaaatgaattggggtctatggagcaaaagctttttggagccaaccctagccgacggcatgatattgcaagtttttgacacttccgggtgggcttcaattctggagccagatgctacgtccactatatatacagtctatgcttg is a window encoding:
- the mtfr1 gene encoding mitochondrial fission regulator 1: MSKEHAQIEMDLAFGSAKPYGSTRSIVRRIATSLPIKPCPRVHFQLYPYTEDAGILIGNTRQNNLVASLADIAWIDKDDDDDEDYLGRPRSGIPQGLVFRAHRSQRKPPTRRRSLPSLHQGAPDPQGPTVANDEAIQKISALETELAKLRAQIAQIVLAQEKNTQPAATTGTSPAPPPPAPPPPPPPPPPPLPPPPNLQRTFSAIDLIKERRGKKTDGQTVLDSRPAEIPNMLDVLKDMSKVKLRSVKSRPVEDDAKVKPSEPADAAALIAEALKRKFAHRYRNNSEHEDVEDFKLPVPDVKPQTETPLFGQHMLRATGKRKLL